ATGAAGAAAAATACTGAACAAGTTTCTACAAAATCTGTTAATTTAATAACACCTGCTGGATATAAAAAACTCACCGATGAATTTCATCTTCTAGCAAAAAAAGAACGTCCCATAGTAGTGCAAGAGGTATCTGCTGCTGCAAAATTAGGGGATCGTTCTGAAAATGCAGAATACCAATATGGTAAAAAACGTTTGCGTGAAATTGATAGACGGTTACGTTTCTTAGATAAACGTATATCTGCAGCAAGAGTTGTTGATCCAAAAGAACAAACGGGTGAAAAAGTTTTATTTGGTGCTACTGTAAAATTAGAAAACGCGGAAGGTAAATTGTTTACTTACCAAATTGTTGGGGAAGATGAGGCTGACTTAAATTTAAAAAAAATAAGTTGGAAATCCCCTTTAGGACAAGAGTTATTAAATAAAACAAGAGGTGAAATCGTTGTAGTGGAAGCTCCAGCAGGTGTGCGTGAATTTGAAATAATTGATTTTCAGTATGTATA
This is a stretch of genomic DNA from Pigmentibacter ruber. It encodes these proteins:
- the greB gene encoding transcription elongation factor GreB, translated to MKKNTEQVSTKSVNLITPAGYKKLTDEFHLLAKKERPIVVQEVSAAAKLGDRSENAEYQYGKKRLREIDRRLRFLDKRISAARVVDPKEQTGEKVLFGATVKLENAEGKLFTYQIVGEDEADLNLKKISWKSPLGQELLNKTRGEIVVVEAPAGVREFEIIDFQYV